In Ktedonobacterales bacterium, the genomic stretch CAATCCTCGCTTCCATATCTATCTGGCGGAATTGGACGGCCAGCCAGCCGCCGCGATGGCTCTTTTGCTCGCAGGTGAGGTAGCGGGCTTATATCATGTCGCCACGCTCAGCGCCTATCGCCGACAGGGCATTGCAGCGCGCATGATCGTTCAGGGACTACAAGAAGCGCGAGAACAGGGCGCGCGGCTGGCCGTACTGACCGCCACGCCAGAGGGAGAGCATCTTTATAAGTCGCTCGGCTACGAACCCTGTGGAGTAATTGAACAATGGACGCCTGGCGGCTCCCTGCTCTCCAAGCTTTACTACGGCTAATCTACGCTGAATACTTAAGGACGGCGCTGCAAACGCCGTAAAGGCTATGAATACACCATTCGATCCGAACACACCTGCTCCCGGCACACCGCCAACACCAGCAGCGCCTTCGTTCACAACGCACCGGGTAGACATCCAGGAAACAGCCTATACGGCCCGGATCAGCATCAATCCGCCGCTGGATGTTTCCGCTCTGGCTGAACTGGCCCACCTGCTCGATACCTGGAACGCGCCACCCGGCCTCAAATCGCTGGCGCTGGACCTCACGCCCTGCGGAAGCGGCGCCAACGCCGCAAACATTGAGGGCGTGGGCAGCAAAGGGTTGCTCGAAGGGCGGCAGGGACGTGTGCGCGAGCGCGCCCTCACGGTGGCACAAGAACGGGCGCTGGCCGCTTTGCAGCGCATCCGCGCGCCCATTTTGGGAATTGCGGCTGGGACAATCGCGCCCCTGGGCTGCATCTTGCTTTCGGCTTGTGATCTGCTGTTGGCGGCTGAAGATACCTGCTTTGTACGCGAGGGCGGCGCTGGTCTCGCCTATCATGCCGCCCCAGCCCGCTCAGGCACAATCGGCGCAGTATCGGAGCGCATCAGCGCCCATCAAGCCTATCGTCAGGGCATAGTGAGCTGGCTGGTTCCAACCGGCCAACTGCGCGCGGAAACAGACCGCATTCTGGCGCTGCTGCTCGATAAGAGCGCCGCAGCCCTTGCGCTGGCAAAGCGCGCCTTTCTCCTGGGGGT encodes the following:
- a CDS encoding enoyl-CoA hydratase-related protein — translated: MNTPFDPNTPAPGTPPTPAAPSFTTHRVDIQETAYTARISINPPLDVSALAELAHLLDTWNAPPGLKSLALDLTPCGSGANAANIEGVGSKGLLEGRQGRVRERALTVAQERALAALQRIRAPILGIAAGTIAPLGCILLSACDLLLAAEDTCFVREGGAGLAYHAAPARSGTIGAVSERISAHQAYRQGIVSWLVPTGQLRAETDRILALLLDKSAAALALAKRAFLLGVAQPTEPEQALEKIGELYLRELMATADALEGLNAFLEKRPPIWQEK